The following coding sequences lie in one Montipora foliosa isolate CH-2021 chromosome 11, ASM3666993v2, whole genome shotgun sequence genomic window:
- the LOC137976197 gene encoding melatonin receptor type 1B-like: MTSTKSTGPLRLSLEESIPFLTILTIVLVTSIATNLLIVGIICKNSQRRKNYDLFVLNSSFADLLTAVTVIPFWILSAVHNQIDFVGEIYCRISATVSLLDLVAPIMFLTLVAASRHCALVDRKAFPRIFSDTRSRLMVLFVWLLALTISIPPHFTWPISTEVLCLPDLISNSWYTTAVLAFSVMLPLSAGFYSHIHDIFLFQPERMKQSGAMKRHCERFALRGTEMSEQKALFGILVIHTFCWAPYTFVAMAQTLNEGKVFYTGKLPLHFIALIVGLTGIALKGIVFCFEVPHLKELIRKQFGCSEREESPSQDV, encoded by the coding sequence ATGACCAGCACAAAATCAACTGGCCCGCTTCGCTTGAGCCTCGAAGAATCCATTCCGTTCTTAACCATCCTTACAATCGTATTGGTCACTTCTATCGCCACTAATTTGCTAATTGTCGGTATCATTTGCAAGAACTCACAGAGAAGAAAGAATTATGATCTGTTTGTACTAAACAGCAGTTTCGCGGATTTATTAACAGCGGTCACTGTGATTCCATTTTGGATTCTCTCAGCCGTTCATAACCAAATCGACTTTGTAGGGGAAATCTACTGCAGGATAAGCGCTACAGTCAGCCTGCTCGATCTGGTAGCTCCAATTATGTTTTTAACACTTGTAGCAGCGTCCAGGCATTGTGCATTGGTCGACAGGAAAGCGTTTCCTAGAATTTTCAGCGACACTCGGTCAAGGCTTATGGTGTTGTTTGTCTGGTTGCTGGCTCTAACAATCAGCATTCCTCCACATTTCACTTGGCCGATTTCCACAGAGGTTCTGTGTCTACCTGATTTAATCAGCAATTCCTGGTATACCACGGCAGTTCTGGCTTTTAGTGTAATGCTGCCACTATCTGCCGGATTCTATTCTCATATACacgacatttttctttttcaacccgAGCGTATGAAGCAAAGTGGAGCCATGAAGAGGCACTGCGAGAGATTTGCCCTACGGGGAACAGAGATGTCCGAACAAAAAGCGCTTTTTGGAATTCTCGTAATTCACACTTTCTGCTGGGCTCCGTATACTTTCGTAGCAATGGCTCAAACGTTGAACGAGGGCAAAGTGTTTTACACTGGAAAATTACCTCTTCACTTCATTGCGTTGATCGTGGGATTGACTGGAATCGCATTGAAGGGGATTGTGTTCTGTTTTGAAGTGCCCCACTTGAAGGAACTCATCAGAAAACAATTTGGATGCTCCGAACGAGAGGAAAGCCCCTCCCAAGATgtttaa
- the LOC137976310 gene encoding large ribosomal subunit protein uL23-like: MAPKKKAKSKSAASTKASGAATKSSSASAEESGPSAKPSKGSSKASGVSAKAGAASAKASAASAKASAASAKASGASAKGRAGSAKASETSRAQRAKKTILRGVKKTIKKKVYTKVHFHRPRTLKLRRSPKYPRRSAPRTNKLDHYAIVKHPLTTESAMKKIEDNNTLVFIVDVRANKPQIKASVKKLYDIDASKVNTLIRPDGQKKAYVRLAPDYDALDVANKIGII, from the exons ATGGCGCCCAAGAAGAAGG CGAAGTCAAAATCCGCGGCTTCAACCAAAGCCAGTGGGGCTGCAACCAAATCAAGTTCTGCCTCTGCTGAAGAAAGTGGTCCTTCAGCCAAACCAAGTAAGGGTTCATCCAAGGCAAGTGGGGTTTCAGCCAAAGCAGGTGCGGCTTCTGCCAAAGCAAGTGCAGCTTCTGCCAAAGCAAGTGCAGCTTCTGCCAAAGCAAGTGGGGCTTCTGCCAAAGGAAGAGCAGGTTCTGCCAAAGCAAGTGAAACCTCCAGGGCCCAAAGGGCAAAGAAGACCATTCTTAGGGGTGtcaaaaaaactatcaaaaagaAGGTTTACACCAAAGTCCATTTCCACCGCCCTAGAACTCTGAAGCTAAGAAGATCTCCCAAGTACCCACGTCGTTCTGCTCCCAGGACCAACAAGCTTGATCACTATGCTATTGTAAAGCATCCATTGACAACAGAATCCGCAATGAAGAAAATTGAAGATAATAACACACTTGTCTTCATTGTTGATGTCAGAGCTAACAAACCACAGATCAAAGCTTCTGTCAAGAAATTGTATGACATTGATGCCTCCAAGGTCAACACTCTTATCAG ACCTGATGGACAGAAGAAGGCTTATGTCAGGTTAGCTCCTGACTATGACGCTCTGGATGTGGCTAATAAG ATTGGAATCATATAA
- the LOC137975967 gene encoding tropomyosin-like: MSNVMDSLIKKMQAVKTNTDVALEREYKAKVELKALNEDIFCKENERAACERRLQLLRLRLKDVTAEIEEKEKTLTEVSEKAEIEGQKGKDLSYAEVETDEQLRSIEAKVQEAQSTAESSQMKLNDAQRKLTVLENEVSRAEKRLDTAFRRIPELEQIIKTAGESLRKLEQGDVLAGEKESDFEQKVKILGENITAKIKECEEFERTEGKNLRRINDIMNDIENYQEKKCRLQDEFAAIGELE; encoded by the coding sequence atgtcgaaCGTAATGGATAGTCTTATTAAGAAAATGCAGGCCGTGAAAACTAATACTGATGTAGCCCTAGAAAGAGAATATAAAGCAAAAGTCGAGCTTAAAGCGCTGAACGAGGACATATTTTGCAAGGAGAACGAAAGGGCAGCTTGTGAAAGACGCTTGCAATTGCTACGTCTGAGATTAAAGGATGTCACGGCCGAaatagaagaaaaagaaaagactcTTACAGAGGTCTCAGAAAAAGCTGAGATAGAGGGACAAAAGGGGAAAGACTTGAGTTATGCTGAAGTTGAAACGGATGAGCAATTGAGATCGATCGAAGCCAAAGTACAAGAAGCACAGTCTACCGCGGAGAGTTCGCAAATGAAGCTGAATGATGCACAACGAAAGCTCACAGTTCTTGAAAATGAGGTATCACGGGCCGAAAAGCGGTTAGATACAGCTTTCAGGCGGATTCCGGAACTGGAACAGATTATTAAAACGGCTGGTGAAAGTCTCCGCAAGTTGGAACAAGGTGACGTTTTGGCCGGCGAGAAGGAAAGCGACTTCGAACAGAAGGTGAAGATTTTAGGAGAAAACATAACCGCAAAAATAAAGGAATGCGAAGAGTTCGAGAGAACTGAGGGCAAAAATCTCCGACGAATCAACGATATAATGAATGACATCGAAAATTACCAGGAAAAGAAATGTAGACTTCAAGATGAGTTTGCCGCCATAGGCGAACTTGAATGA